The Fibrobacter sp. genomic sequence CTTCGGCAAAGAGCATAGAAGTCGTAAAAATGTTGACAACAGAGCCGAATCCGGCCCCCCATTCATTCCAGGCGATGTCGCCCAAGTCACTGAGTTCCTTGGCCCTGGAATAAGAACCAGTAATGTAGAATAGGCTCCAGGCATGGATTCCCAACTCCACATCGAAATTTGAATGGTCTATCTCGTACTTTTCATCGTCAGATTCTTCTTGATAATCAAAAAATCCATACCCGACCCTCAAGAATCCAAGACCAGGGTACCAAACGCCAATCATGGGCTCAATCTGCCGTAGGCCAAGGCCCTGGCTTGCACCCACTCCCGTTCCCGAACCAAAACCAAGAGCACCGCCCAAGAACAGAGGCGTACGGATTCCTGCCAAGGTTCCGCCATCCTGGGCAAATGCACCTGCCACAGAAAAGGCTAGGAAAAAGAGTAATGTTCGCAAAAAACGAGGTTTCATATAGAGTCCATCTACTATCTACAAAACTAAAAAAAGCGCAATGACAAGCCCAAGCAGGGCGTTCAAAAAAGCATCCCCCTTGGACAATAAATAGGTTTTTCGGGAAAAATCGCCAGTCCGTAAAATCTGGAGCAAGGCCAAATCAGAGCCGACCAGGGTCAAGGCCAATTTTATGGCGACAAAAACCGTCACCCATATAGCGAGCCCCGAAAAACAAGTCAGGGCAACATAAACCGACGAAAGAACGAAAGAAAGCAAAAAATTGGACCGGCGCATAGCCCCTTCGCTAGCTCCGTTTACCCGGGCCATTTCCTTCAGCTCTCCCGCCTTTTCAGAAAGAGACTGAAAACTGGCCAAAAATTCCGATGCGTTATAGCCCATCATCACAATGGATGCCACCAGCATTATCTTGGATGCAATATCCACCTAACCCACACTCCCTAATTTCTCGAATTCAAGATTCTCAAATAACTGGCGTAACGTGCCCGGGAAAGCCTACCCGACTCTACGGCCTCCCGCACCGAACAGCCAGGCTCCTTTAGGTGCAGGCAGTTGCTGTACTTGCAGGTAAAAAGGTCGCCTTCGAAAAATCCCGGAAAAATTTTAGCCAGAGTCTCGCCGTCCATATCGTCTTCGCCATTAGAAAGGCCGATACTCCGGATACCCGGCGTATCGATGACGTAGCCCCCGCCAGGAAAATCAAACAGACTCGAAGAGGTGGTGGTATGCCGGCCCTTGCCGTCCCGTTCCCGAACGGCCCCCGTTTCCAGCTCAGCACCAGGCACCAGGGCGTTCACCAGCGTAGACTTACCTACACCGCTCTGGCCGCTAAATACCGAAGACTTGCCTTGCAGCTCCTCGCGTAACCTGTCCAGACCTTCGCCGGTCCTGACGCTTACCGGAATCACCTTGTCCACGATGGTCATGAAGTCCCGGATATCGTCGGTCAAGTCCGCCTCGCCATTGGGGAGCAGGTCCATCTTGGTCAGCACCAGCACAAAAGGCAGGTTGTTGAGGTTTGCCGCCAAAAGGAATCGGTCCATAAAGCCGTAGTTGAATTCCGGTTGGGCCACGCTGGCCACAATCACCACCTGGTCGATATTTGCCGCCAGGGTGAGCTTACGCCTGAAACTGTCCCGAGGGCCCGGACGCTTGAGTTCGCTCTTTCGCGGAAGCACCCGCACCACGCAGTACTTTTGGGAGCCTACCCCCTCGCCGGTATCTTCGTCTTCGTTCACCTGGCCAAGCAACACTCGGTCCCCTACGGCAGGGAATTCCCCTAAAGCCTTGGAGGTGGTGGCACGGTACATGGCGGTAACAATTAAATTCGGAGTTCGGAGTTCGGAGTTCGGAGTTAATAATTCTGAATTCTGAATTCCGAAATCTGAATTTGAAGCCGAAGGCTTCAATCGGACTTCGCAGGTGCGGCGGTGGACTTCTACTACCAGGCCTTCGACGCAGTCCTTTTCGTCAATCTTTTC encodes the following:
- the rsgA gene encoding ribosome small subunit-dependent GTPase A, which codes for MLNNEFDDEPETLRRVRPTRRDHRSRRIDVMREMESGVVDERPVKERFSREFKNPRIKKIKDPLEKIDEKDCVEGLVVEVHRRTCEVRLKPSASNSDFGIQNSELLTPNSELRTPNLIVTAMYRATTSKALGEFPAVGDRVLLGQVNEDEDTGEGVGSQKYCVVRVLPRKSELKRPGPRDSFRRKLTLAANIDQVVIVASVAQPEFNYGFMDRFLLAANLNNLPFVLVLTKMDLLPNGEADLTDDIRDFMTIVDKVIPVSVRTGEGLDRLREELQGKSSVFSGQSGVGKSTLVNALVPGAELETGAVRERDGKGRHTTTSSSLFDFPGGGYVIDTPGIRSIGLSNGEDDMDGETLAKIFPGFFEGDLFTCKYSNCLHLKEPGCSVREAVESGRLSRARYASYLRILNSRN